In Trichomycterus rosablanca isolate fTriRos1 chromosome 25, fTriRos1.hap1, whole genome shotgun sequence, the sequence CCATACTGCACAAAGAAAGCCAAACAACAGCGGCAATGCAATCTAATATAACCAGCCTTCTGTTCGGCACAGCCAATTGGGCCTGTTCAGTAtctcagtggtgggctagtgcagTGGGCTAGATTGCAGCATGGGCTAGATCACTGTGCCAGCCAAATGCCACTTAATTAACTTGTAATGAGGAGTTTTTGGAGGGAGgatggaaaccagagtacctggagtaaacctacacagacatgggagaAACAAGTAAAAAATTCAATGCAGACTAAAGTCGAGTGTTGGACCCAGGTTTCCAGGTGCCCCACACTACCAGCTGCTCAGCAGACTCTAGATTTAATTTGTAGCGATGATCCTGATGgtgttataattatatattatgcaAGTTATGCAAGTTAAAACAAACTATTAACTAttaaactgttttaattatGGTCCTAGGCTGCACAGTATAGCAAGATGACAGAATTTTGTTGTgttttcagataaaaaacacaaatttgCAATTGACATGTGCCTGATCAATGCAGTGCAGCTGGATGTAGGCTACACAGAATAACTGGAGTGAAATGTACTCAGTTCCAAATGGCCAGCATCCTGGCTCTTGTGTAAAATAGgcttaaacattttttaacatCTTCCATGGGTACCATCAGTTTAAATGACTGGGATGTTAAAAATCTTGTCAACAATATTATTATGTTGGTTATTATAAAATTTTAATTTGTTCTGggttttctgtttgcttttcatTATTTACGTATCTCTTTACTGTTATTTGCCTCTGTCCATTAATCCTGCACAGCAACTGTCTGCTCCTTACTCGGGGCAGGGCTGGTTTCCGTGGTTACAGGCTCCACAGAAGCAGTGCCTTTAGTAGATGGAGCTTCAGTCTTTTTAGCCTCAACGTCTGCCTTGGTCTCCGTTGCAGAGGCAGAATCCTTTGCTGGTGCAGGCTCTTTAGAAGCTGGGGCGGTATCTTTTGCTGGTTCTTTCTCAGCGGCTGGAGCTGGAGCAGAGGCAGGTTTTTCTTCTGCCTTGATGGATGGGGCCTCTGGACTCTTGGCAGGTTCCACTTTGGTGCCAGATCCTGATTTCTCTTCCTTTGCCACTGGGGCATCACTCTTCTCCTCTTCCTTTGCCACAGTTGCATTGTTATCAGCAACAGGCATAGCTTCTTTGGTGGCTACTGCAGTATCATTGGCTGTCTCAGTGGTTTCCTTGGCAGCCGGCGCTTCCTCCTTGTTGTCTTTAGGTGCGTCATTCTCCTCTGCTGAGGCTCCCTCTGTTTTGGGGTCCTTCTCTTTTGCCTTCTCATCATTTACATTGTATCCCTTCTTCTTTTTGCTCAGCTTCCCTCCCATGGTGCCTTGGCCTTCTGAAACATacagaaataaacagaaatgtATGATTAAATGAAAACGGTGTAAATAACAAACAAATGGCGTATTGATTTCATAATCACTCCAAATATCAGGTGATTCTCCTCTTAATATTTGTAGTTGATTAGATTTTTTATAATCTTTTAGCTCAACCTACCCAGTAATGTATCAGACTTTGTTTATTGATTAAATAACCCAGTAAATGTTAGGCTACATCAACTGAAACATGGCTTGTTGATAACAAGtgacaaaaccttgttttgcATGAGTGACCATTAAACTGTGTTTATGCCTGAATATAGTGGTAAATTCACTAACAGAGAGCAGCACTAGAAAGTATGATGATGATTGATGGTGTGATTCTGCTCTGGCACCGATGTTGGACAAAaatgcctggctcacaatcaccACTCCATTTTAACCCAAAAGTGTTCACTGGGGTTAAGGTTTCATGCAAgctactggagttcctccacatcaaacttagtacacaggggcacagtcatgctaaaacataAAGAAGCCTAATCTAAACTGTTGCCCCAAATttacatataattaattttataaactGATTTGTTATACCTGATGGCAATAGTTGAGACTACTAAACTTAGGAATTAGGAGGGATGTCcgcatacctttggccatatttatttatttgattaggattttaacatcatgttttaaacactttggttacattcaagacagAACAGGGAGTTATTGGTTACacttgattcatcagttcacaagtttattgtcaaacacagtcatgaacaattttgtattcccaattcaccttacttgcatgtctttggactgtgggaggaaacctatgcagacacagggagaacatctacacagaaaggacccagactgctccacctgggaatcaaactcaggaccttcttgctgtgaggcaacagtgctacccaccgagccactgtgccgcccccttTGTCTATATAATGTTTAAGACAATCATGCAATTAAGAAATTTTGCATAAATGTATGTAATGACTTTACAAAACTTTTCAAGAGAATTAAACAAATATTTGGCAGTTTCCATGCCGAATTTGTAAACTTACAGTTTACAATGACCCTACAGTGTACCTGACCCTTCAGCTATTCTATAGTTGGCATTGCTATAACgcattcacaaacacacatttatctgGTAATGATACAAAATCAATACAAGATGTAGAAACATGCTGTGCTTAAatattgtgttttgtgtgtttctgtgggTGTGCCGGGCAAGAAGACTTTAGGCTACATATATAACGAAAACTCATCATCTTCACAATAGAGTGCCTTCGGCTCACAACTGTGCAAATGTGAGTGTGCGTATGTCTTACAGAAAACAATAGAGTCAGTCGTCTCTGTCACCAGCAGCGAGAATAATGTGCTGTTTCAGTGTTCAAGTGCGTTGGGGATTTATGTGTCTTTCAAATGCTTCAATGCATTTTGCTGCATGTGTGCTGCTTAGTTGGTACAAGTGCTAATAGTTTGTGCAAACAAAAACTGCAAGAGGCAGAATAGACATCAattcaaattaaaagaaaacttACAGCTTAAGCTTAAAATAATGTGTgtttatggtcagatgtaatccaagaaatCCCTAAAAAGAGCAGCTGGAACATGAGAAAAATTGTTGTCATGCAATTAGAGGCTGCCTTCCAAAAAAAGAAACTCATGCCTTTGTCTATTTGATCAGCAACAATTTTCAATTAAGCTTTAAGGTGATTTTTGGTGACAATGtccaccccagcgcccccatagcACCGGCCCTGCATGTCTTACTTTAGTTTTGCCgtaagccagattcgaacctagggtggaaaaatatgcgagatgcgctctgcccactgcactGCTCAAAAAGTGGTGTATTAAACACATTGTAATGCTGATATAACCTGCGCACAGatggcgttactaagactaaaagtgaacactacttaaaataataaccaaattcCTAATTCCCACGATAGCGGCAGAAGGGCTcataataaggtaaaaaaaaaaaaaaactaaataatgacgtgattttaaatggatgatgtgaacagctgattataattatgaattggcacaaatcatgttcagatggaaggaagaaaaaaggttGTTAaagtggtttacaggcttaaaagaacaatcttaatAAATGAttgcttcagtttatactaacagcatttacttttacttctacttttaatagttaagtacatttaatatcaaattacttttaatacttaagtacattaaacatcagatacttttagacttttactcaagtaatattctacaaggtgacttttacttctatcaaagtaaatttctggtaagatacttgtacttttactcaagtatggccttcaggtactttatacaccactgccttTAAGCATGACATTTACCTGAAGTATACAGCTTTTGGGCAAGTGTCTGTATGGCCTTGAGTAGCCCAACCAAATTTAAACTCCAAATTTAAACTGTGACATTCTcgctcacctcaatcagaagtggggatcagcatcagtagagaggaagcgtaatgcaatcgggtaattggatacgactagattgggaggaaaactgggaaaaaatccaaaaaaatccaaaaaatccACAACACGATAAAGTGTCCAAGGTCAAGAAGTCTGATTACTTTCTgaagagtatgtgtgtgtgtttatgtacctgTCTGTTACATAAGCACAGTGCTTCACAAGaaacagacacacagaaagagagagtTCAGGGTGGGGGTGAAGAAAATGGAGCAGAAAATGTGGCCTAATCGCAAAAAGGCAAACATCCTGGAAGGAAATGCTAGAAAAGACGCCTAGAGAAAAAATATCAACCTATCACTGGGCTTACACAAACATTGTaatttagcctgttttcatTTTGCACTTCACTCGATACTCTGGCTAGTTAGAGTTGTTCATCAGAAATACAATTTTAACCCTGATATTCTCACACAACAAAAatgcactatatagccaaaagtatgtaaacacctggCCATGgacttgttggacatttcattCTAAAACATATGCATTAAACATAGTTGCCTATACTTctgaaattataattaaaagtcAGTTAAGCTGGGCTGTAAGCCAGGAGAAGCGTACCTGACCAAATGTTTTACAGATAGCCTATTTTGACCAgaataacttttttttagacCCTTGGTGCTTCTTAAAGAACCGGCCCACATtttcaccagtttttgagaGCCAAGGATGTGCCATCAACGGTGAGCATTGCACATTCGCTGAAATAAAGTAAACAgtaagtaaaacaaaaaaattataaatcaaAACAAACCAGTAAACCACAGCCCAACACAGTATTTAAGAACGTGATCAAAATTCTGTGAGccttagtgtttaaggtactggactaataatcagaagttCAAGACTCATCACAGCCAAGTTgccaaaatgtattaaatacttTCAATGTAAATGTGTGAGCGTTAAAACTGGACATCATCCCTCATACAAAAGGTGGAGAAGACTAGCAAGGGAGCTAGCAAGAGACAGCATGTGCAAAGACTCGGGTAAGCTTTTATGGTGTTGCCCTAGGAGTAGTGAGTAAGGCAAATGGGGAATGTTTTAAAGTGTAGTTGAAAGAGAACTACGTTTTACACTTCCACCGACCTGCACCCCCttcacagccaatcatgtctgtgtagacacccagccgtctgataacaccactgagatttaaacctgatctcagtggtggtgggctagcgtagtAGACTGCTTtgccacccaagcgcctttTTCCAACAATAAAGTTTCTCAAATATTTGATGCTATTTGATGGTGTTGTGAAGTGCTCAGATTTTCTGGGGTCTTTTTAAGTGTGTTTTCAGGTGAATGTTAGATTGTTGTACTATCGGTTTAGGTGTGTGAATGTTTGCTTTCTGAttgtcattaaataaaatatttctatACATAAAGGTGATGTTGCTAGGTCCTTCTTAGGTGTTTccttgtattattttaattgcCAATAAAATTCAAATGTTGCACAGTTCAACCCCTTTCTCACTTTTTCACTCTTAATCTTTCCTCTGAAAAATATTTTAGCTTTTAATTGCCAGGCTCAACTGTTTAACCTGAATTCACCCTTTTAAACAACATGCATGCTATCACACACATTGCAGGTCAGTGCCTCGGGTTATTGAGTAACTCAATGGAGATCATGATTATTGGAGACAAACAGAGTAAGAGAAAGCAGGAATTGTTTTTCATTCCCTTTTCTTTAGCTTTGTTTGCCATGCTGATATGGTCTGGTATTGGATTACTAAGAGTGAACTTGCATTGTGAGCACTGTGCGTGActgaagtgaataaatgagtgtaaTATTTAATGACTGTTTTAAATAGAGAATGACTAACTTATTGATTCTGTTAGGGTTATCTTTTTACTTCTCCATTTTTTTACAACATGATTTGTAAAGTCAAAATTTATTATTTGTCACATTCCTTGGTTTGAAGCAAACAGAAATGTCACGATGACCATTAAGCAACAATTGTCATCAACAAATCTTAATAAAAAGCAATCTCATAAAAAGCAATATTAATCCATAAGGAGATGGTTAGCATTTAAAATCTGCTTTAGAAAATGTTGCTGACCTATGTTGCTCAACTATATTTTCATTAGATGTTTAGCAACCACTTTGTCAGGGTCAACCAGAATATATCGTAGACAAAGCACCAGTGCATTGCAGGCCTTAGGCCatgccgatagcactgctgatatTTGAACCCAGACCACCACGACGCTGGGCTAATGTAACAGGCCGCTGCACCACTGTGTCTACATATTAATGTAATGTTTGGCTGCCCAAATTTTTCTTATACTTATAATATCTTGTACAGtgaaatacagaaaaaatataTCTATCTTTAAAGCAACCTTCCTGTGAAAAGATGTCAGTGGGTAGGATAAACTATGGTTCAATAAATGCTCACCAGTGGGCAAGTGTTTCTGAAAAGGATTCATCAAATGATGATGGGGCCAGTCAATATAATTTTACTTTTGGTACATTTTGGTCACAGGTCATATCACAGGTatccaggcacgtgcacagacatttttgggggcaggtgctcaagccaaaaaaagggcacccatcgccaaaattattaataataaaaaaaaataaaaaaacagtaggatatttaacttatatatttatttttgttaacacaatcaatacacatctaatcaaataactcaataacaaattatcaaattgcataaataaatgaaaaacaggcaaaaacaaggccatattgggcgcgctttttaataaccaaacaactgatactgatacatctccctcatttgctttactggtagcTTTGCCTAATCCAGGATGaaagagagctgctaccctgagctgcttgctgtagttctttttctttctgcttttgtaacctttcttttcttggcattatgctgcaaattttgtaaatgagataaatcaatgttgtgcataataatcaagagtgacctactgaatctccataaaggggagaacacagtatacatcatgttactgttttctgacagagttgaagcattacactaataatataccattactagtatAAATTTACCACACCAGACTatcatgtagctcaacttaagacctacctttgatttcaaatcagaaacccactttgggtagttaatgttaacaatgcgcctattattatgccaatacaatcaaatagacagctaaataacattttcctatttattcatcattttttgtatgctgttctatatcatagagcattatatttagccttctacatatattagtttgtaatgttaattacctagcaaaattattcctcatttgtaaacctcaacttTTGAAGTATAAATtcttgcatgaaaataactccttgactaaaggtgacttttcctacacagcgttttggccaggatgctgtaattataaaatattgtatgtttgtatctattttcaacactttactgtgagagctacttgacattcgggcagcacggtggctaagtggtagcactgtcgcctcacagcaagaaggtcccgggttcgaaccccagatggtaaaactgtctttaaattctctgtctgtctgtctgtctgtctgctgcagtttgtccccctcccccttcattaaaaatgacaaacatcagtaaacagctggacaaggCTTTGAAATCACGTATTTCATGACTCATGAGTACAAAACGTGTAGGCTATGCGTTATGCATGGAtgctctttgtatgaaacactgtcattacctgtctgtctgatgctgcgggtcagaggagaagtgtgtagcagtggtttggcctggcgctcagcactgcatgagtgctAACCGGAGGAGGCGGGAGGGGCAAGGCGGGAGCTTGTGCGCGCCGTGGATCAGATcggggcagaattctcacaagaactcaaataaatgcccgtcagatatcaaaacacttttggggggaattgatgacacagagagtgtattttttatttttaaatattgatgaatgtagtgaaaaaaattgggctccagcagaaagggcacttttctcatccagggcaaaagggcaggtgcttgagcaccactaggggtctatctgtgcacttGCCTGCAGGTATCATTTTATGTTTAAGTCTAACATAATGTTACAAAAAACATGAAGGCACCCAATTTTCAAGCCACTGAATTTTGTAGCAATCAGACACACAGCCTAAACCCTAAAAAAAATGTCCTGTATCTGACAAACCCAGATTTGTTTATCAGACTTAAAAGACTAAAATTCCAAGAAAATAAATTGGTGTTTTTTCTGTAATAATGGCATAATTTAAAGTCTTTGAAAGAGAATAGCTACAATGTCAAAGGTGCAGGTGCAGATTGATTAATGTGTAACATTTTAATTTGAAAAAACTGTTTAATCCCACAACATAACATTAAgtaataattaaagaaatacATTATACATGAAgactttgtgttttgtttttgaaatatgtGACTATGTGAAGCTCATGTAAAAACTGACTTTCATAATCTGTGGAGCGACACGTTGGTTTACAAATACGTTTGGACAGTGCTTGAGATTTGTGTTAGCTCTGACGTGCTTAGCCCTGACATGCCAaaatttctctttctctctctctctctccttatctttctctctctttcttattCTTTCATTCTGCCTCACACAATCCTTTTTGTAATGTAACAGCAGCGTTCACTTTAGACCGGCTGATTGACAAacagaaatacacacagacacatggacaTTGATTTATTCAATAAGAATCTTCTGCTTTACAAAAGCaataacacaaaaaaactacattttgtgTCCAGGAGGAATGTATTCATGTTCATTGGACATGCATTTAATTGCTTCTTTTTATCAGGAGAGTTTTATGAGGGGTATAGGAACAGAAACAATAGAAGTGCAGTACAATGCTCTTTGTTCACTGttggtaactgttgttcctgctgttttcaggTGATCTTGCAACTCATTTCTCCTGACCTTCCTTCTCATAAGTCATAAAAGCATTATAAAAATCTAATGTGGCACACCTGTTCTCCAAACTTCCTACTTGCAGATTATCTAACTTAGGGTGTTCAGTCTTATCCACAAAGGTGCTGATGTGTCCCAGGTTTTAATACATGCATGAGTGTAAGCACACATGATTCCACCTGTTTAATCAGTTGGTCTTGGTTTTTAAACATCTAATCAGGTGTATCAGGTGAAGCTTTTGCCTGGCTGGTATAAAAACCAACAGCCATACCAGCCTTTTGTGGATAAGACTGGAAACACCTGCCATAGCAAAGCCTACTTTCATGGATGTTTGACATGTTTACTTTGGTGTTGTAGTTTTTCCATACAAGTCTTGTTTAATAATTGGAAAGTTTCTTCACCTTAACCATGAATGCTATTCATCGCATGTCATCTTCTCAATCAATATTTCAAGAAACTGCAATTTGCACAAGAATTATTTTGAACTGATAATGTCCATATCCACTTTTGCAAAGTAACACATTTAAACAAACCAGAGCTGCAATAATCTGGAATAGGATATAATAAGAGAATATAACTGGAAGTAATAATTATAGAGACTAAATAAATCTCTAGCAATTCTGGCAGGAGCTTTGAAAAATCTTTACCAAGGGAGATAATAATTCTGGAGCTGACTGTATATCATATTATTTATTGCATAGCCCCTGGCTAAAGGGTGATTTGTCCCCTTGTGTTTCTAAGTATGGAAAAGCTAGGTATAAAAATATGACAAGTTAAAACTAACCAGTACACCAGTTCTAATCTTTACAAGTCTAAACTATTAAAGTCTTATCATCACAcagccacatacacacacttgcatATATAGATGCACAGCATAGAGCCTAACATGCTTAACAGTGCTTAATTacatgtacagtagtgttcaaaaaaatagcagtgatttaaaaaaagtgaataaagcacaaaatcattataataacttttatttccataaatgcaaatgcactgaaaatactacacttttaattctaaatcaaaacattaacaacatttagccagtttgtgttaatcctttacagaaagttaagaaaaatgaatgttaggctgttcaaaaaaatagcagtgccagcatttttctttaaaaactcaaaaaatgtatctataaactgaaaatgtttgaggtttcactttactttaaattactgaactaatatttagtggcataacaattgtttccgagatctgtgtggcatggagtccaccaacttctggcacctctgaacaggtatccagtccaggatgattagactacattccacagttcttctgcaattttgggttttgcctcaaaaaaacgcgtttcagatatcagcccacaagttctctatgggattgaagtcaggggattgagctggccactctattacctcaatcttgtttgtctgtaaccaagatgttttgggtcattgtcatgttaaaacacccattttaagggcatttcttcttcgacatagggcaacatgatctcctcaagtattctgatgtATTTAAACTGacccatgatccctcgtatgtgataaatagacgtaacaccatggtatgaaaaacatccccatatcatagttttgtaccactatgctttactgtcttcacagtgaactttggctcgaattcagtgctctagggtcatctgacatactgtctatggccacttgacccaaaaagaacaattttgctttcaccagtccacaaaatgttgagccatttctctttggaccagtcaatgtgttcttttggaaatttgaacccattcaggacacgtctttatcttaacaacggaactttgcaaggagttcttgctgttaaattggcttcacttaatcatcttctgtactcactgggaacttcagatgttccttgatctttctggaggtgatcactggctgaacctttgccattctggctattctttgatccattcaaacagtagttccacgcttccttctgcatctttcaggttttggttgtcactttaaggcatttgagatcattttagctgagcagcctatcatttgctgcacttctctgtatgttttttccctctaaaatcaactttttaatcaaagtacgctggaatgtctggaacaacccattttacccagtatttcagaaggaaatgcgctatgaccaacctgtgcgacatttgccaccctcctaccttaaataagggccaaaattgacacccgttcttctgcagaatgaatgacttcaccaattgaactcctcactgctattattttgaacaaccctccttcaatcaatgcttcgattactcagaatgaacggcatgcatgtcctaattgttgggtttgttttgttttcaatactctactacactttcaagtaaattttttgctatgtagaaatatcacttatactaaaaacagtgatttatcaagttaatggtgttggactgctatttttttggaACACCACTGTATGCATAGATGTGTCATAATGATACCCGATTGCAGAACATTCTAATGCAgccaattaattattaatttgacACTTAAGATTACCAATATTCTCAAGGGTaaacacatacagacatgtCTTGTCTTGCAGTGagtgatcattaaagaacagctgtAAATCATTAGTGATGTTTAAACACCATCGGGATCACCAAGGAGAACAGTGGACACACTAACAAAAAGAAGGATctgctaaataaataactacCTTTATCATTAGAGGTGGcccaaaatgtaatttagtttttgTCTTAGTGAAAAACATTACACAATGGCACAGTTAAAAACAAGACAGACAGGTAAACTGGGTACTGGCGGAAGCAACATCTGACACACGCAATATTAGATACAGCCATAGATGCTTACATAGTAGCAACTGTCAGTGTTGCACCACGCATTTGTCTGCACATTGTAAAGCCAAAATACATCAGTCTAAAAACAACACTTCTGAAGAACTAGagaaatacactgcctggccaaaaaaaaaggtcaccacctgaatttaactaagcaaagaggtaagagcctcccattgaataattactgcatgggtgattatgtttcagctggcaacaagttatttaaccctaactgatgcagtaagtagctt encodes:
- the basp1 gene encoding brain acid soluble protein 1 homolog — protein: MGGKLSKKKKGYNVNDEKAKEKDPKTEGASAEENDAPKDNKEEAPAAKETTETANDTAVATKEAMPVADNNATVAKEEEKSDAPVAKEEKSGSGTKVEPAKSPEAPSIKAEEKPASAPAPAAEKEPAKDTAPASKEPAPAKDSASATETKADVEAKKTEAPSTKGTASVEPVTTETSPAPSKEQTVAVQD